In the Aliarcobacter cryaerophilus genome, one interval contains:
- a CDS encoding thiamine-phosphate pyrophosphorylase, translated as MNKNHLRLIDANLNRLREGIRVVEDIFRYIYNNKEISTKLKSLRHIARTKNYYELLETRDVENDVLRESIKSEQNREDLNSILIANFKRAQESSRVLEELTKLSSIEDSENFKYIRYELYNLEIVLTKITSNSK; from the coding sequence ATGAATAAAAATCACTTAAGACTAATTGACGCAAATCTAAATCGACTTAGAGAAGGAATTAGAGTTGTAGAAGATATTTTTAGATATATATACAATAATAAAGAGATTTCTACAAAGCTAAAAAGTTTAAGACACATTGCACGAACTAAAAATTATTATGAACTTCTTGAAACTAGAGATGTAGAAAATGATGTTTTAAGAGAATCTATAAAAAGTGAACAAAATAGAGAAGATTTAAACTCAATTTTAATAGCAAACTTTAAAAGAGCTCAAGAGAGTTCAAGGGTTTTAGAGGAGCTTACAAAATTATCATCAATAGAAGATAGTGAGAACTTTAAATATATTAGATATGAACTCTATAACTTAGAGATTGTTTTAACAAAAATAACTTCAAACTCTAAATAG
- a CDS encoding Bax inhibitor-1/YccA family protein yields MYNRDYLTDKTNSYSNESSQQAYIMSFLKATYQLFAGSLLAATAGAYIGLGIVNYIAGPMMWVLFAIELGLIFFVIPRVKHTPGVNLAVLFAFTFITGLTIAPLLTSIFAMPGGASIVGQAFLMTSIAFGGISMFAMTTKKDFSFMGKFLFIALIIMIVAGISNIFIQSSMMQLVIASVGALLFSAFILYDTQNIIKGNYDSPVEAALSLYLDFFNLFISLLQILGIMKNNE; encoded by the coding sequence ATGTACAACAGAGATTATTTGACAGATAAGACAAATAGTTACTCAAATGAATCATCACAACAAGCATATATAATGAGCTTTTTAAAAGCTACTTATCAACTTTTTGCTGGTTCACTTCTAGCAGCAACTGCTGGAGCATATATTGGATTAGGAATTGTAAACTATATTGCAGGTCCTATGATGTGGGTTTTATTTGCAATTGAATTAGGGCTTATCTTTTTTGTAATTCCTAGAGTAAAACACACTCCTGGTGTAAATTTAGCGGTACTTTTTGCATTTACATTTATAACAGGTCTTACAATTGCGCCGTTATTAACTTCAATTTTTGCGATGCCTGGTGGTGCTTCAATTGTTGGTCAAGCATTTTTAATGACATCAATTGCATTTGGTGGAATTTCAATGTTTGCTATGACAACTAAAAAAGATTTCTCTTTTATGGGTAAATTCTTATTCATTGCACTTATTATAATGATTGTTGCTGGTATATCAAATATATTCATCCAATCATCAATGATGCAACTAGTAATTGCAAGTGTTGGAGCTTTACTTTTCTCAGCATTTATTTTGTACGATACACAAAATATAATCAAAGGAAATTATGACTCTCCAGTTGAAGCTGCACTTTCACTATATTTAGATTTCTTTAATCTATTTATATCGCTTCTTCAAATTCTTGGAATTATGAAAAACAACGAATAA
- the era gene encoding GTPase Era, producing MTKCGYVSVVGRPNAGKSSLLNWLVGEKIAMVSHKANATRRRSNIIVMHEEDQIVFVDTPGIHETEKLLNQFMLDEALKAMGDCDLILFLAPVTDSLKYYEDFLEKNKKNTKHILLLTKIDFVNNDELMLKLKEYEKYSDKYEAMIPISIKKATKKSDILDVVVKYLPEHPYLFDPEIMTTEHLRDLYKEFIRESIFENISDEIPYEADVMINKIEEKPNVDVIRATIIVQKDSQKGMIIGQQATAIKRIGKAARIKIEKLSGKKCFLELFVSVKKNWTKNKDALKSMGYDIDI from the coding sequence ATGACAAAATGTGGATATGTTTCAGTTGTTGGTCGTCCAAATGCAGGTAAAAGCTCACTATTAAATTGGCTTGTTGGTGAAAAAATAGCTATGGTTTCACACAAAGCTAATGCAACAAGAAGAAGATCAAATATTATAGTAATGCATGAAGAAGATCAAATTGTATTTGTGGATACACCAGGAATTCATGAAACAGAGAAATTGCTAAATCAATTTATGTTAGATGAAGCTTTAAAAGCCATGGGAGATTGTGATTTAATACTTTTTTTGGCTCCAGTTACAGATAGTTTAAAATATTATGAAGATTTTTTAGAAAAAAATAAAAAAAATACAAAACATATTTTACTTCTTACAAAAATTGATTTTGTTAATAATGATGAGTTGATGCTTAAATTAAAAGAGTACGAGAAGTATAGTGATAAATATGAGGCAATGATACCAATATCTATAAAAAAAGCTACAAAAAAATCTGATATTTTAGATGTTGTAGTAAAATATTTACCAGAGCATCCATATTTATTTGATCCTGAGATTATGACAACTGAACATTTAAGAGACCTATATAAAGAGTTTATAAGAGAGTCTATCTTTGAAAATATAAGTGATGAGATACCTTATGAAGCTGATGTAATGATAAATAAGATAGAAGAGAAACCAAATGTTGATGTAATAAGAGCTACTATAATTGTTCAAAAAGATAGCCAAAAAGGAATGATTATTGGTCAGCAGGCTACTGCGATTAAAAGAATTGGAAAAGCCGCAAGAATTAAGATAGAAAAACTTAGTGGTAAAAAGTGTTTTCTTGAGCTATTTGTTAGTGTAAAGAAGAATTGGACAAAGAATAAAGATGCTTTAAAATCTATGGGGTATGATATAGATATTTAG